In Fusarium oxysporum Fo47 chromosome IX, complete sequence, the following proteins share a genomic window:
- a CDS encoding fungal-specific transcription factor domain-containing protein — translation MPKTRVRVVEGSCWPCKKRRIKCDLAKPTCSRCAKVGAACDYNERLIRWSTRPAVTVPAIYQITTRDEQLAASLAVYEKRSLDYFHGRFWPLLTTASKPCAPPTFVALQHRVVLLATCVLADSHRWLQDGRNSRSILNVKRMECLAALREEVDGCCSKEDGPLQTLLFAVLLLYFHDGFLECAQSSASTSSHRDGVLAIVNQLGGMTTVLGTGQDPLHMMLSEFATTDLTSAMLTGKPPSFPPAIWEVVDRGPVWWGRDTQGYCSLSTVFQQISSMAFYLDATTRMVEEFSIERIRIFEAALRPTYASLAIEDLTSPRSSPVNTPSTECDTESAQAFSLVRIFQHAALIYLYRAVCGLPANHALVQQHTQSCLDCIFSIQKPSKILNCAVLPICIAGAHSQCPKQQRLVRGLAGFIYDEIRFASVHSVIAVLEDIWKRAPEEDMMWNQMFSNLNPQAIIL, via the coding sequence ATGCCAAAGACTCGCGTTCGTGTAGTAGAGGGCTCATGCTGGCCCTGCAAAAAGCGCAGAATTAAATGCGATCTCGCAAAACCAACCTGTTCGCGCTGCGCCAAAGTCGGAGCTGCATGTGATTATAACGAACGGCTCATTCGCTGGAGTACACGGCCTGCTGTTACGGTCCCGGCGATATATCAGATTACCACGCGCGATGAGCAACTCGCTGCGTCACTAGCAGTATACGAGAAGCGCTCGTTGGATTACTTTCACGGAAGGTTCTGGCCTTTGTTGACGACTGCTTCGAAACCTTGTGCGCCACCTACTTTTGTTGCGCTGCAGCATCGTGTTGTGTTACTTGCGACGTGTGTTCTTGCTGATTCGCATCGGTGGTTGCAGGATGGACGGAACAGTCGGAGTATTTTGAACGTGAAGAGGATGGAATGCTTGGCTGCGCTGAGAGAAGAGGTCGATGGATGTTGTTCGAAAGAAGATGGTCCTTTGCAGACGTTGCTATTTGCGGTGCTGTTACTCTACTTCCATGATGGATTCCTCGAATGCGCGCAATCATCAGCATCGACGTCAAGTCACAGAGACGGAGTCTTGGCCATCGTCAACCAACTCGGCGGCATGACCACTGTACTAGGTACAGGCCAGGATCCGCTTCATATGATGCTATCAGAATTTGCGACGACAGATCTCACAAGCGCTATGCTTACAGGAAAACCACCATCATTCCCGCCGGCGATCTGGGAGGTCGTTGACCGAGGACCTGTTTGGTGGGGACGAGATACACAAGGTTATTGCTCCTTGTCAACGGTCTTTCAGCAAATTTCGAGTATGGCGTTTTATCTTGATGCGACGACACGGATGGTCGAAGAGTTCTCGATTGAGAGGATACGCATCTTCGAAGCGGCTTTGAGGCCGACATATGCTTCATTGGCTATTGAAGATTTGACGTCGCCTCGTTCATCACCTGTTAATACACCGTCAACCGAATGCGACACAGAATCAGCACAAGCCTTTAGCCTTGTTCGCATCTTCCAGCATGCCGCACTGATCTACTTGTACCGAGCTGTCTGCGGTCTACCAGCAAACCATGCCCTCGTCCAGCAACATACCCAATCTTGTCTCGACTGTATCTTCAGTATCCAGAAACCGTCGAAAATTCTCAACTGCGCTGTACTACCTATCTGCATAGCAGGAGCGCACTCACAATGCCCAAAGCAACAGCGTCTAGTGCGTGGTCTTGCAGGATTTATTTATGATGAGATACGATTTGCTTCGGTCCATTCAGTCATCGCGGTGTTGGAGGATATTTGGAAACGAGCGCCTGAGGAGGATATGATGTGGAATCAGATGTTTTCGAATTTGAATCCTCAGGCTATTATTCTCTGA